One window of Camelina sativa cultivar DH55 chromosome 4, Cs, whole genome shotgun sequence genomic DNA carries:
- the LOC104781980 gene encoding chaperone protein dnaJ 13-like — MMGGEAAPTGPPNRELYALLNLSPEASDEEIRKAYRQWAQVYHPDKIQSPQMKDAATENFQRICEAYEILSDETKRLIYDLYGMEGLTSGLELGPRLSKPDEIREELERIKRRNEEAKKMAHFQPTGSIIFNLSVPHFLGGDGIMRGMVMASQVQSQFSKDDAIAIGGNLAANEKSGGGIATAILRRQFSPVSSIEFVASTGLQSLIGMQTTRQLTIHSTATINISKSLSDGSINLTNTWTRQLSETSSGNIELALGMQSAITVGWKKRDENISAAGDFKIESGGLGASARYTRKISSKSHGRIVGRIGSNALEIEVGGGRKISEFSTVRMMYTIGIKGIFWKLELHRGSQKLIVPILLSSHLAPVFATGAFIIPTSLYFLLKKFVVKPYLSKREKQKALENMEKTWGQVGAARAAAEKAQQLLQTVATRKRNRQVETDGLIVTKALYGDPKAIERRHEGVEGVDSGVIDVTVPMNFLVSDSGQLKLHEGVKKSGIMGFCDPCPGQPKELYIAYTWHSQTFEVSVGDYDELSIPQEGQ, encoded by the exons ATGATGGGCGGGGAAGCAGCACCGACCGGGCCACCCAACAGAGAGCTCTACGCACTCCTGAATTTGTCACCTGAGGCCTCCGACGAAGAAATCAGGAAAGCTTATCGTCAGTGGGCTCAAGTTTATCACCCTGACAAGATCCAATCCCCTCAG ATGAAAGATGCGGCTACAGAGAACTTCCAACGCATATGTGAAGCATATGAGATATTGTCGGACGAGACTAAGAGGCTAATATATGATCTATATGGTATGGAAGGCTTGACTTCAGGATTAGAGCTTGGTCCAAGGCTGAGTAAACCTGACGAGATCAGAGAGGAGCTTGAAAGGATTAAGAGAAGAAACGAGGAAGCTAAGAAGATGGCACATTTTCAACCCACTGGTTCAATCATCTTCAATTTGTCTGTCCCACATTTTTTAGGCGGTGATGGCATCATGAGAGG AATGGTTATGGCTAGTCAAGTGCAGTCTCAGTTTTCAAAAGATGATGCTATTGCCATTGGTGGAAATTTGGCGGCCAATGAAAAGTCTGGTGGTGGAATTGCTACTGCTATTCTGAGACGTCAGTTTTCTCCAGTGTCATCCATTGAGTTTGTCGCTTCAACGGGTTTGCAGTCGCTTATTGGAATGCAGACAACACG TCAGTTAACCATACATTCAACTGCGACTATCAATATCTCGAAGTCTTTGAGTGATGGTTCCATTAATCTTACAAACACGTGGACTCGTCAGCTTTCAGAAACTTCAAGCGGAAAT ATTGAATTGGCACTGGGTATGCAATCAGCAATTACAGTCGgatggaagaagagagatgagaatATATCTGCTGCTGGTGACTTTAAG ATTGAATCTGGTGGACTTGGAGCATCAGCACGTTATACTCGTAAAATTTCATCCAAATCTCACGGTCGCATTGTAGGTAGAATTGGAAG CAATGCTCTTGAGATTGAAGTTGGTGGCGGAAGGAAGATTTCCGAGTTCAGTACCGTAAGAATGATGTATACAATAGGAATCAAG GGTATTTTTTGGAAACTAGAGCTACACCGCGGAAGTCAAAAGCTGATCGTTCCC ATTCTGCTCTCCTCTCATTTAGCTCCAGTATTTGCAACTGGAGCATTCATTATTCCAAcatctctttactttttgttaaaG AAATTTGTGGTGAAGCCATATTTGAGTAAAAGGGAGAAACAAAAGGCCTTGGAGAATATGGAGAAAACTTGGGGCCAG GTCGGGGCAGCAAGGGCAGCGGCTGAGAAGGCCCAGCAATTGCTGCAAACCGTAGCCACAAGGAAGAGAAACCGGCAAGTTGAAACAGATGGGCTAATAGTAACGAAAGCGTTGTATGGTGACCCAAAAGCGATAGAGAGAAGACACGAAGGAGTGGAAGGAGTGGATTCAGGAGTCATTGATGTGACAGTGCCCATGAACTTCCTTGTGAGTGACTCAGGGCAGCTCAAGCTCCATGAGGGAGTGAAGAAATCAGGGATCATGGGTTTCTGCGATCCCTGTCCGGGCCAACCTAAGGAGTTATACATTGCCTATACGTGGCATTCTCAGACATTTGAGGTATCAGTTGGCGACTATGATGAGCTGAGTATACCACAAGAAGGCCAGTGA
- the LOC109132707 gene encoding uncharacterized protein LOC109132707 has translation MGIIKSCFSFMVGSAFGVYLAQNYNVPNIRKLTNTGIVVAKHVEENYRKPKKDDPQ, from the coding sequence ATGGGGATAATAAAGAGCTGCTTCTCGTTCATGGTGGGATCAGCTTTTGGGGTGTACTTGGCACAGAACTACAACGTTCCTAATATTCGGAAGCTCACAAACACTGGTATCGTTGTCGCCAAGCACGTCGAAGAGAACTACCGTAAACCCAAAAAAGACGATCCCcaatga
- the LOC104781981 gene encoding uncharacterized protein LOC104781981, whose amino-acid sequence MKETMMRRRTLMFCEQLSLPSFQVIVIYADVGCVRCQDRVSQIISKMTGIDEYVVDLKKKMVMARGDFRPRLVSLSSHQQQVKDVVSQTTPQNAKRLFRPINLFFRSIFSLCLRPSYKVL is encoded by the exons ATGAAGGAGACGATGATGCGGCGGCGCACCCTCATGTTCTGCGAGCAACTCTCACTTCCATCG TTTCAAGTGATAGTGATATACGCAGATGTGGGATGTGTCCGTTGTCAAGACAGAGTCTCTCAGATTATTTCCAAGATGACCG GAATCGACGAATACGTGgttgatttgaagaagaagatggtcaTGGCACGAGGTGACTTCAGGCCACGtttggtttctctttcttctcatcaACAACAAGTCAAGGACGTTGTCTCTCAAACTACTCCTCAAAACGCCAAACGCCTTTTTCGACCTATAAACCTCTTCTTTCGCtccattttctctctttgtttgcgTCCAAGTTATAAAGTTCTCTAA